Proteins from a single region of Flavobacterium sp. YJ01:
- a CDS encoding TlpA disulfide reductase family protein: MFTKIKNIKLMVLAFCAFTLQVTSQEVKSRLQGMVDIPTPGLTFSMTYDPKDGPLENVKNINGYAYVFNDYRWQIEDVKMKKNGAVYSADFTVPKNCAFMAFKFYGNTENGLVTDTNQDTGYMLVAFKEPKVKMPGADLAWATFRNKDFNGQFGGYFKDFSIEGDATEYWLKKEVADNGNRFPEFFDTYFQVLKVQKPEKFQELGNKFLGDFTKNMKGLPEEVYTKVHHIYLFDLKNKTKADSLETVITKQFPKGAFVRQKAYQKIMPIADAAERNKVMTQFLADFPYSSEVPPSQQYFYDNIAKMQFTYYFENKDYKTILSMIPTMNFANLNDAYHQNISKALYLKVVDPAVIETMAVPMIQQMQKKVNDMSYMQGIYWSPNQATENAKNQLNNELVIQIRMYDILKKYKEVLETFELLPFEKRYEKASINDIHIKALEAFNKPIIEVLKNAARANTLSEASTAKLKEWFLKEGKKEADFPAYLEQLKKENKAEEKIALIDIAAPAIKVQFADGKTKDLALNSGKIIVIDFWATWCGPCKKAFPAMQQLVNNFKEDKQVEINFISTQETKEGYKKEALAYLKEKGLKITTYFDLVKKGGGTNNASFTNYAQIFKSSGIPRKVVIKDGKIRFTSEGYSGNPGQLVDELTNVINALKSE, translated from the coding sequence ATGTTTACAAAAATTAAAAATATCAAATTAATGGTATTGGCGTTCTGCGCCTTTACCTTACAAGTTACAAGTCAAGAAGTTAAATCGAGATTACAAGGAATGGTCGACATTCCAACTCCTGGATTAACTTTCAGCATGACTTACGATCCAAAAGACGGACCATTAGAAAATGTAAAAAATATCAACGGTTATGCTTATGTTTTCAACGATTACAGATGGCAAATCGAAGACGTAAAAATGAAAAAAAATGGCGCTGTTTACAGCGCCGATTTTACAGTTCCAAAAAACTGTGCTTTTATGGCTTTCAAATTTTATGGCAATACCGAAAATGGTTTGGTCACAGATACAAATCAAGACACAGGTTATATGCTAGTTGCTTTTAAAGAGCCAAAAGTTAAAATGCCAGGTGCTGATTTGGCTTGGGCTACTTTCAGAAACAAAGATTTCAATGGTCAATTTGGCGGTTACTTTAAAGATTTTTCTATTGAAGGGGATGCAACAGAATATTGGTTAAAAAAGGAAGTCGCGGATAATGGCAACAGATTTCCAGAGTTTTTTGATACTTATTTCCAAGTTTTGAAAGTACAAAAACCAGAAAAATTTCAAGAATTAGGAAACAAATTTTTAGGAGATTTTACGAAAAACATGAAAGGGCTTCCGGAAGAAGTTTACACAAAAGTGCATCACATTTATTTATTCGATTTAAAGAATAAAACAAAGGCTGATTCTCTTGAAACTGTAATCACAAAACAATTTCCAAAAGGAGCTTTTGTAAGACAAAAAGCGTATCAAAAAATTATGCCGATTGCCGATGCTGCAGAAAGAAACAAAGTAATGACACAGTTTTTGGCTGATTTTCCATACAGTTCTGAAGTTCCGCCATCACAGCAGTACTTCTATGATAATATTGCCAAAATGCAGTTTACTTACTATTTCGAAAACAAAGATTACAAAACGATTTTGTCAATGATTCCGACAATGAATTTTGCTAATCTAAACGATGCTTATCATCAAAATATTTCGAAAGCATTGTATTTAAAAGTAGTTGATCCCGCGGTTATCGAAACTATGGCAGTACCAATGATTCAGCAAATGCAGAAAAAAGTAAACGACATGTCTTACATGCAGGGAATTTACTGGTCGCCAAATCAGGCAACTGAAAATGCAAAAAATCAGCTTAACAACGAATTGGTAATTCAGATTCGTATGTACGATATTTTGAAAAAATACAAGGAAGTTCTAGAAACTTTCGAATTGCTTCCTTTTGAAAAACGTTACGAAAAAGCAAGTATCAACGATATTCATATCAAAGCTTTAGAAGCATTCAATAAACCAATTATCGAGGTTCTAAAAAACGCCGCAAGAGCAAATACTTTATCAGAAGCTTCAACTGCAAAACTAAAAGAATGGTTTTTGAAAGAAGGCAAAAAAGAAGCTGATTTTCCTGCTTACTTAGAACAATTGAAAAAAGAAAACAAAGCAGAAGAAAAAATTGCCTTGATTGATATCGCAGCTCCTGCAATTAAAGTGCAATTTGCAGACGGAAAAACTAAAGATTTAGCTTTAAACAGCGGAAAAATTATTGTAATTGATTTTTGGGCAACTTGGTGCGGACCTTGTAAAAAAGCGTTTCCAGCAATGCAACAATTGGTAAACAATTTTAAAGAAGACAAACAAGTCGAAATTAATTTTATCAGCACTCAAGAAACTAAAGAAGGCTATAAAAAAGAAGCTTTAGCTTATCTTAAAGAAAAAGGTTTAAAAATCACTACTTATTTTGATTTAGTTAAAAAAGGTGGCGGAACAAATAATGCTTCTTTTACCAACTATGCTCAAATCTTTAAATCAAGCGGAATTCCTAGAAAAGTTGTCATCAAAGACGGAAAAATCCGTTTTACATCTGAAGGCTATTCTGGAAATCCAGGACAGTTAGTTGATGAACTTACAAACGTTATTAATGCTTTAAAAAGCGAATAA
- a CDS encoding trypsin-like serine protease, which translates to MKFKLFFAIATLWTAGCFGQEVSSNKVFKEIALVNGIEFTNPKYNQPKFSCGFLVKYNNETFSVTAKHILKIIKPEGMTTLSLENYIKNWILYPLNNKSEIVICDKLLNEDKSEKLEAKSTYDNDWLVFSIKENSTNIIPLEIRKTPLVQGEKLYVVGWTRTMENGPQRVYEFEYYKTISNRILLKDILVPEKFGGLSGAPLVDENGLLVGIVSNGTVDPDSNKKFFSPCSVTNLLTFIQNIK; encoded by the coding sequence ATGAAATTTAAACTTTTTTTTGCTATTGCAACTTTATGGACAGCAGGTTGCTTCGGACAGGAGGTTTCTTCAAACAAAGTATTTAAAGAAATAGCTTTGGTGAACGGGATCGAATTTACAAACCCGAAATACAATCAGCCAAAATTCAGTTGTGGCTTTCTTGTAAAATATAATAATGAAACATTTTCTGTTACAGCAAAACATATACTTAAGATTATTAAGCCCGAGGGAATGACAACTCTGTCGTTGGAAAACTATATTAAAAATTGGATATTATACCCTTTAAACAATAAGTCCGAAATTGTAATTTGTGATAAATTATTAAATGAAGACAAGTCTGAGAAATTGGAAGCCAAGTCCACTTATGACAATGACTGGCTGGTATTTTCCATAAAAGAAAACTCTACCAATATTATACCTTTAGAAATAAGAAAGACTCCTTTAGTTCAGGGAGAAAAATTATATGTTGTAGGCTGGACCAGAACGATGGAAAATGGACCGCAAAGGGTATATGAATTTGAATATTACAAAACAATTTCAAATCGAATTTTATTAAAAGATATTCTTGTGCCTGAGAAATTCGGAGGACTTAGTGGAGCTCCATTAGTAGATGAAAACGGTTTACTTGTCGGGATTGTCTCAAATGGGACAGTTGATCCAGATTCAAATAAGAAGTTTTTCTCGCCATGTTCGGTAACGAATTTATTAACTTTTATTCAGAATATAAAGTAA
- a CDS encoding insulinase family protein, translating into MKAKLIVAHLLFLCLTQVSAQFKTTFPLPKEIKHGTLPNGMQYFIMHNEWPKDRADFYFVQNVGAILENDDQDGLAHFLEHMAFNGTEHFKGKGIINMLEKQGVSFGKDINAYTAYDETVYNISNVPADNKTLLDSCMYVLHDWSGSLLLANNEIDAERGVIREEWRTRRNADYRAGEKIDKVVFQGSKYAKRNVIGDLNVINNFKYQVLRDYYKKWYQPQNQAVVIVGDIDTALIEKRVKEIFGSIPTPKKINKREYEKIPVQKENRYVLATDKELQRSGISLSHTQSKPLVQDEAEMTKSMQESLAMQLMNIRFGEYIINNETAGLSFGVSNNNLSRLASKFSLNITPKKGKFLEAFSEAYREYERAIQNGFTQQELDRLKTKMRSSYDNRLANKDKISNGSWAEQLQMYFLEANPVMTMDEEYKWMNNFLDKVTLEQINTVFRALEPKQNLILSVSAPEDAATKFPEANDYWNAMKSISNSKLEPYKEEELTASLVKEQLTEKAIVKTSDIKAFANAKEYTLANGAKVVIYPTTLSKDQILFSAYSAGGNSLVDWQELPSAQIATAVASYSGLGDYKFTDLKKKLTGKTASVSPYIGGLYEGFNGSSNKESLTTLLQLTYLYFQHPRFDSTTFDKIKEQYQNKLNNAHNSNEKALNDTISVLNTNYSKRNWALNQDFINAFDLNKAKKFYSERFSNAGDFTFLFVGSISEKDIALINTYLGNLPSTSKTEKYVDHKIYMKDGKTEKTIFRTMDTPKTTVYLHLENKDVVYSKKNKILSYMVSEWLTKRYLETIREEEGGSYGVQVGANLSQSPTPLFSLEINFDCNPDKADALVKIVHAELARVQTENIPANMLEDIKQSIIKNNQEQLKENSYWLSALTSYVRNDETPLDIELLKNTLSTITAKDLKEFTVNALKKSNSVQVLMKAK; encoded by the coding sequence ATGAAAGCAAAATTAATTGTAGCGCATTTACTTTTCTTGTGTCTAACTCAAGTTTCAGCGCAATTTAAAACCACTTTTCCACTGCCTAAAGAAATTAAGCACGGAACACTTCCAAACGGAATGCAATATTTCATCATGCATAACGAATGGCCAAAAGACAGAGCCGATTTTTACTTCGTGCAAAATGTTGGAGCAATTCTAGAAAACGACGATCAAGACGGATTAGCGCATTTCCTAGAACATATGGCTTTTAACGGAACAGAACATTTTAAAGGAAAAGGAATCATCAACATGCTCGAAAAACAAGGTGTTTCTTTTGGAAAAGACATTAATGCTTATACGGCTTATGACGAAACGGTTTATAATATCAGTAATGTTCCAGCGGACAATAAAACTTTATTGGATTCTTGCATGTATGTGTTGCACGATTGGTCTGGTTCTTTGCTTTTGGCAAATAACGAAATTGATGCGGAAAGAGGTGTAATTCGTGAAGAATGGCGCACGAGAAGAAACGCAGATTACAGAGCGGGAGAAAAAATTGATAAAGTGGTTTTTCAAGGTTCAAAATATGCAAAACGAAATGTAATCGGAGATTTGAATGTCATCAATAATTTCAAATATCAAGTATTAAGAGATTATTATAAAAAATGGTATCAACCGCAAAATCAGGCGGTCGTGATCGTAGGGGACATCGACACGGCTTTAATCGAAAAAAGGGTTAAGGAGATTTTCGGTTCGATACCAACCCCAAAGAAAATCAACAAAAGAGAATACGAAAAAATTCCGGTGCAGAAAGAAAACCGTTATGTTTTGGCAACAGACAAAGAATTACAGCGTTCGGGAATTTCACTTTCGCACACTCAGTCAAAACCTTTGGTTCAAGATGAAGCCGAAATGACAAAAAGCATGCAAGAAAGCTTGGCAATGCAATTGATGAATATTCGTTTTGGAGAATATATCATTAACAATGAAACAGCAGGTTTATCTTTTGGAGTTTCTAACAATAACCTTTCTAGGTTAGCAAGTAAATTTTCGCTAAACATTACACCAAAAAAAGGAAAGTTTTTAGAAGCATTTTCAGAAGCTTACAGAGAATATGAAAGAGCGATTCAAAACGGATTTACGCAACAGGAATTAGATCGTTTAAAAACCAAAATGCGAAGCAGTTATGACAATCGTCTGGCAAATAAAGACAAAATCAGCAACGGATCTTGGGCAGAACAATTGCAAATGTATTTCTTAGAAGCCAATCCTGTAATGACGATGGACGAAGAATACAAATGGATGAATAACTTTCTGGATAAAGTTACTTTAGAACAGATTAATACTGTTTTCAGAGCTTTAGAACCTAAACAAAATTTAATCTTATCGGTTTCTGCTCCAGAAGATGCAGCAACAAAATTCCCTGAAGCAAATGATTATTGGAATGCGATGAAAAGCATTTCCAACAGCAAATTGGAACCTTATAAAGAAGAAGAATTAACAGCTTCACTAGTAAAAGAACAATTGACAGAAAAAGCAATTGTAAAAACAAGTGACATTAAAGCATTCGCGAATGCGAAAGAATATACGCTTGCAAACGGCGCAAAAGTGGTTATTTATCCAACGACATTGAGCAAAGACCAAATTCTGTTCTCAGCTTACAGCGCTGGAGGAAATTCACTTGTAGATTGGCAAGAACTTCCGTCGGCACAAATTGCAACGGCTGTGGCGTCTTATTCTGGTTTGGGGGATTATAAATTTACCGATTTAAAAAAGAAACTAACTGGAAAAACAGCAAGTGTTAGTCCGTATATTGGAGGTTTATATGAAGGTTTTAACGGAAGCAGCAACAAAGAATCTTTAACAACTTTACTGCAGCTGACTTATTTATATTTCCAGCATCCGAGATTTGATTCGACTACTTTTGATAAAATAAAAGAGCAATATCAAAACAAACTAAATAATGCTCACAACAGCAATGAAAAAGCTTTAAACGATACGATTTCGGTTTTAAACACCAATTACAGCAAACGAAATTGGGCATTGAATCAGGATTTCATCAATGCTTTTGATTTGAATAAAGCGAAGAAATTCTACTCAGAACGTTTTTCTAATGCAGGAGATTTTACCTTTTTATTCGTCGGAAGCATTTCTGAAAAAGATATTGCTTTAATTAATACCTATTTAGGAAATCTTCCTTCAACTTCAAAAACAGAAAAATACGTCGATCATAAAATTTATATGAAAGACGGAAAAACTGAGAAAACGATCTTTAGAACAATGGATACGCCAAAAACAACGGTTTATCTTCATTTAGAAAACAAAGATGTTGTGTATTCTAAAAAGAATAAAATTCTGAGTTATATGGTTTCTGAATGGCTTACGAAACGTTATTTGGAAACAATTCGTGAAGAAGAAGGCGGCAGTTATGGTGTTCAGGTTGGAGCCAATTTATCGCAATCTCCTACTCCATTATTTTCTTTAGAAATCAATTTTGATTGTAATCCTGACAAAGCAGATGCCTTGGTGAAAATTGTACACGCAGAATTGGCAAGAGTGCAAACAGAAAACATTCCTGCAAATATGCTAGAAGACATTAAACAATCTATAATTAAGAATAATCAGGAGCAGTTAAAAGAAAATAGTTACTGGCTAAGTGCGCTAACTTCTTACGTTCGCAACGACGAAACTCCTCTTGACATTGAACTTCTTAAAAATACATTAAGTACAATTACAGCAAAAGATTTAAAAGAATTTACCGTAAATGCTTTAAAAAAATCTAACAGTGTACAAGTGCTAATGAAAGCAAAATAA
- a CDS encoding prolyl oligopeptidase family serine peptidase: MKKIVLLCTLALSVHSLSAQKKAVDESAYQSWKRINSKALSYNGKWMSYTTVFQDEEKENNKQIIIQEAPKGKRLVLENISDLKFIGKKDWIQYSKNDSTLLQNLKTGAKKLWKSKHYTNPLEGTDFLYYTRPETPKGQIFLQRLVCYNLESNDSIFVNNIKSSRFLKNKSIVYLQVEKDQIFLKHGTIGGKQETVYSGKASDFGDFQLNDKENGGTFTLKGSNSSDFNMVYYFNLNTNSTKALFNYDEIALNDPNFSISKTAYGLNENAQFISLLVNSNKRPENTQIAKSNVEIWKSNQGTMERRQELLRSSKTLPSEQKFIYDIQNKKVIKVASTGEFDQVLIPESGNFKGVFAIDKKPYTVEVDWTFNERSDIYWIDAETGKSTKVLTGVFGGISWNPQGSFAVMYDEKQKVWTVFDSDSMQFKNISSQIPFPVSDENVDMKSANTAYGIAGWLNNGNTVVLYDQFDLWAIDLTNQKKAYSLSQGYGRKNKVELRYGEEGFIGNLDQKKTVTLVGFDFDHKSNGVYRLINNNSVTKIFANPDYNVRVEAVSGDNSSVLFSKSSYTIFPDLWWGTSSFGSQSRMTDINPQQKEYAWGTAKVLTWKSFNGKENQGNLYLPDNYDSKKTYPVIVHFYEKHTTDFNTYQLPEVSSSNINIPSYLSQGYIVFQPDVHYIYGDVGNSVYNDVMSGVEYLIANGITEKGKIGIQGHSFGGYETSFLTTKTDLFTCAIVGSGVSNFTANYPVMRSNGISTMFKYEADQYRMGSSMHDNLDGYIKNSPLFSAKNIKTPILIFHNDNDRAVPYQEGQSLFFALRRLGKSALLVNYKKEGHTLDDAANRKDWTLKMQQYFDYYLKGSAKPDWM; the protein is encoded by the coding sequence ATGAAAAAAATAGTTTTACTATGTACACTCGCTTTGAGTGTGCATAGTTTATCAGCTCAGAAAAAAGCAGTAGACGAATCGGCTTATCAATCTTGGAAAAGAATTAATTCTAAAGCTTTATCTTACAATGGAAAATGGATGTCTTACACTACCGTTTTTCAAGATGAAGAAAAAGAAAACAATAAACAGATTATTATTCAGGAAGCTCCAAAAGGAAAACGTTTGGTTTTGGAGAATATTAGCGATTTAAAATTCATCGGGAAAAAAGACTGGATTCAGTACAGCAAAAACGACAGTACACTTTTGCAAAATTTAAAAACAGGAGCAAAAAAACTTTGGAAAAGCAAGCATTACACGAATCCGCTTGAAGGAACTGATTTTCTATATTACACGCGTCCAGAAACGCCAAAAGGCCAAATCTTTTTACAACGTTTGGTTTGTTATAACTTAGAAAGCAACGACAGTATTTTTGTAAACAATATTAAATCGTCTCGTTTTTTAAAGAACAAGTCGATTGTGTATTTACAAGTTGAAAAAGATCAAATATTTCTAAAGCACGGAACAATCGGTGGAAAACAAGAAACAGTTTACAGCGGAAAAGCTTCTGATTTTGGAGATTTTCAATTAAATGATAAAGAAAACGGAGGAACTTTTACTTTAAAAGGAAGCAACAGTTCTGACTTCAATATGGTTTATTATTTCAATTTGAATACGAATTCGACGAAAGCTTTATTCAATTATGATGAAATTGCTTTAAACGATCCTAATTTTTCGATTTCAAAAACCGCTTATGGTTTAAACGAAAATGCTCAATTTATTTCTTTATTGGTAAATTCGAACAAACGTCCTGAAAATACTCAGATTGCAAAATCAAATGTTGAAATATGGAAATCGAATCAAGGAACTATGGAACGTAGACAGGAATTGTTGAGAAGTTCTAAAACGCTTCCAAGTGAACAAAAATTCATTTATGACATTCAAAATAAAAAAGTTATAAAAGTAGCTTCAACTGGCGAATTTGATCAGGTTTTAATTCCAGAATCTGGCAATTTCAAAGGAGTTTTTGCTATTGATAAAAAACCTTATACAGTTGAAGTAGATTGGACTTTTAACGAAAGAAGCGATATTTATTGGATAGATGCAGAAACAGGAAAATCAACCAAAGTGCTTACAGGTGTTTTTGGAGGTATTTCATGGAATCCACAAGGAAGTTTTGCGGTTATGTATGATGAAAAGCAAAAAGTTTGGACTGTATTTGATTCAGATTCAATGCAGTTTAAAAACATTAGTTCGCAAATTCCTTTTCCGGTTTCAGACGAAAACGTAGACATGAAATCTGCTAATACTGCTTACGGAATTGCAGGCTGGTTAAATAACGGAAATACGGTAGTTTTATACGATCAGTTTGATTTGTGGGCAATCGATCTTACGAATCAAAAAAAGGCTTATTCTCTGAGTCAAGGTTACGGAAGAAAAAACAAAGTTGAACTTCGCTATGGTGAAGAAGGTTTTATTGGTAATTTAGATCAAAAGAAAACAGTTACTTTAGTTGGTTTTGATTTCGATCATAAATCCAATGGCGTTTACAGATTAATCAACAATAATTCGGTAACAAAAATATTTGCCAATCCAGATTACAATGTTCGCGTTGAAGCCGTTTCTGGAGATAATTCGAGTGTTTTATTTTCAAAATCAAGCTATACTATTTTTCCTGATTTGTGGTGGGGAACTTCTAGTTTTGGATCACAGTCTAGAATGACAGATATCAATCCGCAACAAAAAGAATATGCTTGGGGAACTGCAAAGGTATTGACTTGGAAAAGCTTTAACGGAAAAGAAAATCAAGGAAATCTATATCTTCCAGACAATTACGATAGTAAAAAAACATATCCTGTAATTGTTCATTTCTACGAAAAACATACAACCGATTTTAATACGTATCAATTGCCAGAAGTGAGTTCTTCTAATATTAATATTCCAAGTTATCTTAGTCAAGGTTATATCGTTTTTCAGCCAGACGTACATTATATTTACGGCGATGTTGGAAACAGCGTTTACAATGATGTAATGAGCGGAGTTGAATATTTAATTGCAAACGGCATTACTGAAAAAGGTAAAATCGGAATTCAAGGACACAGTTTTGGAGGTTACGAAACTTCTTTCTTAACAACTAAAACTGATCTTTTTACTTGTGCTATTGTAGGTTCTGGAGTAAGTAATTTTACTGCCAATTATCCTGTAATGCGATCAAACGGTATTTCGACTATGTTTAAATACGAAGCCGATCAATATCGTATGGGAAGTTCGATGCACGATAACCTTGACGGATACATTAAAAACTCGCCTTTATTTTCTGCTAAAAACATTAAAACACCAATTTTGATTTTCCATAATGATAACGACCGTGCAGTTCCTTATCAGGAAGGACAATCTTTATTCTTCGCGCTTCGTCGTTTAGGAAAATCTGCTTTATTGGTGAATTACAAAAAAGAAGGACATACTTTAGACGACGCTGCCAACAGAAAAGACTGGACGCTCAAAATGCAGCAATATTTTGATTACTACTTAAAAGGTTCAGCAAAACCAGACTGGATGTAA
- a CDS encoding MFS transporter: MIAKLNERKSYPWIVVGLLWFVALLNYLDRQMLSTMKSAMMDDIPELAKAENFGLLMAVFLWIYALMSPVSGIIADRFNRKRIIIGSLFIWSGVTMAMGYATTFNQIYVLRGIMGFSEAFYIPAALSLIADYHQEKTRSFAIAIHTTGIYLGQALGGFGATISKYFSWHFSFHSVGLFGVLYSLILIFFIQEKKTYFLDPTKKSSVRNEFKQMFKGLGILFGNISFWVLLFYFSAPSLPGWAAKNWLPTLFTETLHLDMSMAGPIATVTISMSSFFGVLIGGAISDRWVMKHLKGRIYTSAIGLFLTIPALFLFGYCCDIAAIVFGAVLFGLGFGIYDTNNMPILCQFVAPRYRATGYGIMNFAGISAGAVITEFLGKAADNGGMRHVFVLLLFVVITAIVLQLVSLHPKTIDMTDENEATNSI, translated from the coding sequence ATGATTGCAAAATTGAATGAAAGAAAATCCTATCCATGGATTGTTGTTGGCCTGCTATGGTTTGTTGCTTTATTGAATTATTTAGACCGACAAATGCTTTCTACTATGAAATCAGCAATGATGGATGACATTCCTGAATTGGCTAAAGCTGAAAATTTCGGCCTTTTGATGGCTGTTTTCCTTTGGATTTATGCGCTGATGAGCCCTGTTTCTGGAATTATAGCAGATAGATTTAACCGAAAAAGAATCATCATAGGCAGTCTTTTTATCTGGTCTGGGGTGACTATGGCGATGGGTTATGCCACAACTTTCAATCAGATTTATGTTCTGCGTGGCATTATGGGTTTTAGCGAAGCCTTTTATATTCCTGCTGCCTTATCCTTAATTGCAGATTACCATCAGGAAAAAACACGCTCTTTTGCAATTGCAATTCATACCACCGGAATTTATTTAGGACAGGCACTCGGCGGTTTTGGAGCCACTATTTCTAAGTATTTTTCCTGGCATTTCAGCTTTCACTCCGTAGGTTTATTTGGTGTACTTTACAGTTTAATACTTATATTTTTTATACAAGAAAAGAAAACTTATTTCTTAGATCCCACAAAAAAGTCATCTGTCCGCAATGAATTCAAACAAATGTTCAAAGGATTGGGAATATTGTTCGGTAATATCTCCTTTTGGGTTTTGCTTTTTTATTTCTCTGCACCAAGTTTACCGGGTTGGGCGGCCAAAAACTGGTTACCCACTTTATTTACTGAAACTTTACATTTAGACATGTCTATGGCAGGACCAATTGCAACGGTAACCATTTCGATGTCTTCCTTTTTTGGCGTTTTAATTGGAGGCGCAATTTCAGACAGATGGGTGATGAAACATCTTAAAGGAAGAATTTACACCAGCGCTATCGGATTGTTTCTTACCATTCCGGCGTTGTTTTTATTTGGCTATTGCTGTGACATAGCCGCTATTGTTTTTGGCGCGGTCCTTTTTGGACTTGGATTTGGAATATACGACACCAACAACATGCCTATTCTCTGCCAGTTTGTTGCTCCCCGCTACAGAGCTACAGGATATGGAATTATGAATTTTGCAGGTATTTCTGCCGGAGCTGTTATCACAGAGTTTTTAGGAAAAGCCGCAGATAATGGAGGCATGAGACACGTTTTTGTACTGCTGTTATTTGTTGTTATTACTGCAATCGTTTTACAGCTGGTGAGCCTACATCCAAAAACAATAGATATGACTGATGAGAATGAGGCTACAAATTCAATCTAA